One Papio anubis isolate 15944 chromosome 18, Panubis1.0, whole genome shotgun sequence genomic window, AGGGATGTCAAGTCCTCATTCCTCGGAGCTGCTGACAAGGCCAGACTGGGTCGGGTTTTCTTGCTCCCACCCCAGCACCTCCGGGCAGCGGAAGGTCCAGAGAGAGGTCGGGGACCGGGCTGCTCGGTGCGCCCTGGGCTTGTCCCCGTCTCTCCCTGGCTGGTGACTTGCACTCTCCTGGAGCTGGTTCTCGCAGCCCGAGGCCGTCGTGAGATAGGGGGCACTAAGGGTTATTTTGGGGAGGCAGATATTTTGGGCCAAAGAGGAGAACGGGCTCCAGGCACCGGGAAGTGAATCCTTCACTCCCAAGGACGGTGGGTGTCCCAGGTGAGGGTGAGGAGGGGACCTGGGCAGAGAACAGGAACGGGCTATCCTTTAACACGcgcatccctccctccctccctccctagcTGGGGTGTCGCTGCTGCTTCTCTTTGAGGCGTTGACCATTTCtcagacccccccccccccgccaccgGGGGTGCCTCCCACCCCTGCAGCTCCGATGGCCACGGTTCACACACTGCAGTTCTGTGCCCTGGACCCAGTCCCACCCAGTGGGACTCAGCGCCTGGCCCCACCTGCTCTCAGCATTCTGAATGTGCCCAGGAGGGGCTGCCCTGCCCACCCACTTCCTCTGTAGGAGAGATAAATGGGCTCCCAGAGACGCcagggaagaggcagagagaCGGGGGGCACGGGTATGCCGCCCACTCCGAACCCCCCTCTCCATTCCCAGACCCCAGCTGATCTCCTCACCCCAAGCCTGGCTTTCTCCCCACAGATGCTGTGGCTGCTGCTCCTGACCCTCCCCTGCCTGGGGGGCTCTGTGCCCGGGAACCCAGGCGAGTCCACCCCACCCAATACCCCCACTGCCCAGGACCCCCCCCTCTGCCCTGGGCTCAGAGTGCCAGCCTTGCCGGGGGCGTGGGGACCATCTGATTGCCGGTCTTTCCTGGTGCCCCTAAGCCCTGGGAAGACCCTCGTCCGGCCCCCTCACGCCCCTCCCTTGCCTCCCCAGAGCCCGGCGTGGGGCGTGAGCTGGTGGGCATCGTCGGGGGCTGCGACGTCTCGGCCAGGAGGTACCCCTGGCAGGTCAGCTTGAGGTTCTACAGCATGGAGAAGGGCCTGTGGGAGCACATCTGCGGGGGCTCCCTCATCCACCCAGAGTGGGTGCTGACCGCCGCCCACTGCCTCGAGCCGTGAGTGGAGCCTGCCGTCCCCTCAgcgggtgggagtgggggtggggacggGCAGGTGTCCTGTGTGCCGGGGGCCCCTCCCAGGATTCAGGGAAAGCCCCGGTCCTGAGCATCCAGCCTTGCTCTGAGAGGTGCCCGTTCCTCTCTTCAGGGAGGAGCTGGAGGCCTGTGCGTTCAGGGTGCAGGTCGGGCAGCTGAGGCTCTATGAGGATGACCAGCCGACGAAGGTGGTTGAGATCGTCCGTCATCCCCGGTACAACAAGAGCCTGTCGGCCCAGGGCGGTGCGGACATCGCCCTGCTGAAGCTGGACGCCCCAGTGCCGCTGTCTGAGCTCGTCCACCCGGTCTCACTCCCGCCTGCCTCCCTGGACGTGCCCTCGGGGAAGACCTGCTGGGTGACCGGCTGGGGTGACATTGGACGTGGAGGTCAGGAACAGGGCCCCTTGGGTGGGATGTGGGGAGATGGCCTGGAATGTCGGTGCGGGCCTGGGCTCCAGATGCACCCGGACGGCTTCCTGCCGTTGCTGAGACGGATGACCACAGGCCAGGTGGTTCAGAGCAGCAGGAATTGTTTATCTCACGGCTCTGGAGGTGAAACGTCCAAACTCGAGGcgtgggcagggctggttcctttcAGAGGGCCCGAGGGAGAGTCCGTTCCATGCCTTCTCGGCTTCTGGGGCCTCTGCCCGTCCTCATGCCCCTGGGCTTGCGGCCGTGTTTCTCCAGgctcccctctcccttctcctgtaTGGACACTGGGTGCTGTATTTAGGATGTCTCTAATTTaacatgacctcatcttaattctGTCTGCAAAggtctttttccaaataaggtcacagtgGCAAGTTCTGGGGTTGTGACATGGGGGTGCTCCTGTCCACCTCCCAACAGGCATTTTGTGAGTTTACTCCATCCTCAGCGTCACACTCAGTTGCCTGCTCTTCCTTTGCAGCAAATAAACCATGACCTACGGGAGGCTGGGGACTCGCCCTGGGCCCCGCAGCGCGTCAGCCGCTGGAGTCTCATTCCCACCACAACGCAATCCAGGCGGAGTCCCGGTCCCATGCTTTTCCCaaacagtttctttttaaaaaattttttatttaaaaacttgtttttgaggcagggttatgctgtgtcgcccaggctggagtgcaatggtgcagtcatagctcactacagcctcaaactcccaggctcaagtgatcctcccacctcagtctcccaggtagctggaaccacaggcgtgagctaccacacccggctgactttgtttcttttcgtagggacggggtttcctcgtgttgcccaggccggtctcgaactgctgggctcaagtgatcctcccacctcagccttccaagtgttgaatagctgggactactggtgtgcgccaccatgcctggcttttttttgttattttatgttattttattttattttaatttaattttattttttttttttttttttatttttttatttttaatttttttttatattttatcttattttattttattttattttattttattttattattttattttattttatttttactttattttatttgagacagagtctctctctgtcatccaggctggagtgcagtggtgtgatcttgactcactgcaacctccgccttctgggttcaagtgattctcttgcctcagcctcctgagtagctgggattacaggtgtcagccaccaccctcggctaatttttgtatttttagtagagatgtggtttcaccatgttggccaggctggtcttgaactcctgggctcaagtgatcctcccatcttggcctcccaaagtgctagggttataggcgTGGGCCAAAGCGCCCGGCCCCTCGTCTTTTCGAAGAGTGAGGCCTGTGGTTCCGGGCTCCTGGGCCCAGGACTGCAGCCTTGGGGCTCACCCCCAGCCAGGGAAGGCCCAGCTGTGACTGAATAGTATGCCTCAGCTCTGGACAAAATGAGAAGCCACAGCCTTGCCCCCACCAGGCCCCTGAGCCTCACCACGCCTCTCCTTGCAGAACCACTGCCCTGGCCCCTCAGCTTGCGGGAGGTGAGGGTGAAGGTCAGGAGCAACGTCCTCTGTAACCAGATCTATTGCCGCCGCTTTCCTTCCAACCACACTGAGCCGTCTGAACAGCTCATCAAGGACGACATGCTGTGTGCCGGGGACGGGAACCACGGCTCCTGCCTGGTGAGACCCCAGACCCACCTGTCCGTCCCCTCCTGGGGGGGACACGTGGGGAGGCACATGGGGAGCCCTTGCTGAGTGCCGTCTCTCCCCACAGGGCGACACCGGGGGCCCCCTGGTGTGCAGGTGGAACTGCACCTGGGTCCAGGTGGGGGTAGTGAGCTGGGGCACCTTCTGCGGTCACAGCGACGTCCCCGGCGTGTACGCCCGTGTGATGAGCTACATGTCCTGGATCCACCAGCACGTCCGTCCCTTCCCTGGGGCTGCAGGGGCATTCACGTGAGGGAGGAGACCCCGCCTTCCTTGTGAACACCCTCCGCCCCTCCCCAGTCCCAGCCTCACTGTCCTGGCACCCAGTGGTCCTCTGCCTGGGACCCACATTTCTGCTGCCCTTTCCTGCCTCTCATCCACGTCCCGTCCTTCTCGAGGGAGAGGCCTGGGCGCCTCTGCAGGCTGGTGTCTCCAGGAAGGCGGGTGTGCGTGGGGAGCAGAGGCCCcggctctcctgcctcctgcccagcCTGGCCCTTGACTCTGATTAAACTGTGCGTAAAGCAGCCTCTGTGTGTCCGAGTGCATTtgtccacagggctggggaggcttccCTTGGGGTCTCTAAGCTCCGGCCCTTCCTCGGGGCAGCATGGAGCTGGGTGTGGGCAGTGGGGGTTCCAGGGTGCTGTGGGGGCTCATCCTGGCTAGCACTTCcctgctccttccctcccctctcccctctccctcctcatgGGCAACAGT contains:
- the LOC101011647 gene encoding mastin-like, giving the protein MPPTPNPPLHSQTPADLLTPSLAFSPQMLWLLLLTLPCLGGSVPGNPEPGVGRELVGIVGGCDVSARRYPWQVSLRFYSMEKGLWEHICGGSLIHPEWVLTAAHCLEPEELEACAFRVQVGQLRLYEDDQPTKVVEIVRHPRYNKSLSAQGGADIALLKLDAPVPLSELVHPVSLPPASLDVPSGKTCWVTGWGDIGRGEPLPWPLSLREVRVKVRSNVLCNQIYCRRFPSNHTEPSEQLIKDDMLCAGDGNHGSCLGDTGGPLVCRWNCTWVQVGVVSWGTFCGHSDVPGVYARVMSYMSWIHQHVRPFPGAAGAFT